A genome region from Blautia coccoides includes the following:
- a CDS encoding sialate O-acetylesterase, which yields MRLSSLVSDGMILQRDVENSIWGYGEKGRTVELSFENFQVKTICGDDGYFELMIPEMPAGGPWEFRMTDGEEELVIHDVLFGDVFLLGGQSNMELPIERVMDRYADEILHTSEDEIRMFEVPKEYVFGEKRQELEKGCWIKAKGEELQLFSAVGYFAAKEIHDRERIPVGLLQTAVGGTPVKSWCSEETVTALGYDAAEIEECRQKGYPEATIKAEEERELWWRKEALKESGVDCATDSKGSFCIPGFFENTVLDQFYGGLRFTKTFVLDEKDEPEKGEAILYFGAMIDADKILINGTLIGETEYQYPPRIYRIPEGILHAGENIIEVKLMVFRQEGGFVPGKVYELCFGSNLEKKVSLSGDWNYEIIHRMESLPQMTFFQYKACGLYQGMLYPIRRWKIKGCFFYQGESNTGRPETYEEEFGTMIEEWRTLWQMPDMPFIFVQLAGFSDGKLYTNGIQWARLREAQRKTAGLPYAMMVQAYDLGEYNDLHPTDKKTVGVRAALAAETLIYGRNVSYRNPELAAAIRNTGSIKFVFEPSGIVLHTEKRTPDLKEVPGVSLRQDKNEPVRGFDIICKDGSSKAVEGRLTGENTVEVSITEDTVGVSYAWNDCPWEANLYSDEELPVVPFQIIFQEIS from the coding sequence ATGAGATTATCTTCATTAGTCAGTGACGGGATGATTCTCCAGAGAGATGTAGAAAACAGTATCTGGGGATATGGTGAAAAGGGAAGAACGGTAGAACTGTCTTTTGAAAATTTTCAGGTTAAAACCATCTGTGGTGATGACGGATACTTTGAACTGATGATACCGGAAATGCCTGCCGGCGGTCCGTGGGAGTTCAGGATGACAGATGGGGAAGAAGAACTTGTGATTCATGATGTACTGTTTGGTGATGTATTTCTTCTGGGAGGGCAGTCTAATATGGAACTGCCAATTGAGCGGGTGATGGACCGGTATGCAGATGAAATTCTGCATACTTCAGAGGATGAAATCCGCATGTTCGAAGTCCCCAAGGAATATGTATTTGGAGAAAAACGTCAGGAATTAGAAAAGGGCTGCTGGATTAAAGCGAAAGGAGAAGAACTGCAGCTGTTCAGTGCTGTGGGATATTTTGCTGCAAAAGAAATTCATGATAGGGAAAGAATACCGGTTGGACTTCTGCAGACTGCTGTGGGAGGTACACCGGTGAAATCCTGGTGCAGCGAGGAGACTGTTACAGCTCTGGGTTATGATGCTGCGGAGATTGAAGAATGCCGCCAGAAAGGATATCCGGAAGCGACCATCAAAGCGGAAGAAGAAAGAGAGCTTTGGTGGAGAAAAGAGGCGTTGAAGGAATCCGGTGTGGATTGTGCTACAGATAGTAAGGGCAGTTTTTGTATTCCGGGATTCTTTGAAAATACTGTGTTGGATCAATTTTATGGCGGATTGCGCTTTACAAAAACCTTTGTGCTGGATGAAAAAGATGAACCGGAAAAAGGAGAAGCTATTCTTTATTTCGGTGCTATGATTGATGCAGATAAGATTTTAATTAATGGCACATTGATCGGTGAGACGGAATACCAGTACCCACCCAGAATTTATCGGATACCGGAGGGAATCCTTCATGCTGGAGAAAATATCATTGAAGTAAAATTGATGGTTTTCAGACAGGAAGGAGGCTTTGTACCTGGAAAGGTGTATGAACTTTGCTTTGGCAGTAATCTGGAGAAAAAGGTTTCTCTTTCCGGTGACTGGAATTATGAAATCATCCACCGGATGGAATCGCTGCCTCAGATGACATTTTTCCAGTATAAAGCATGTGGACTTTATCAGGGAATGCTCTATCCCATCAGAAGATGGAAAATCAAAGGATGTTTCTTTTATCAGGGTGAATCCAATACCGGGCGGCCGGAAACCTATGAGGAGGAATTTGGCACGATGATCGAGGAATGGAGAACCCTCTGGCAGATGCCGGATATGCCGTTCATTTTCGTTCAGCTGGCAGGATTTTCTGATGGCAAACTTTATACGAACGGCATACAGTGGGCAAGACTTCGTGAGGCACAGAGAAAAACAGCCGGTTTGCCATATGCCATGATGGTACAGGCTTATGACCTGGGAGAATACAACGATCTGCATCCTACCGATAAGAAAACAGTCGGCGTACGTGCAGCACTTGCGGCAGAAACATTGATTTATGGCAGAAACGTATCATACCGAAATCCGGAGCTTGCTGCAGCCATTAGAAATACTGGAAGTATAAAGTTTGTTTTTGAACCGTCAGGCATTGTATTGCATACAGAGAAAAGAACTCCGGATCTGAAAGAAGTACCGGGAGTTTCTCTGCGACAGGATAAGAATGAACCGGTCAGAGGTTTTGATATTATTTGTAAAGATGGAAGCAGTAAGGCAGTTGAGGGAAGACTGACAGGAGAAAATACTGTCGAAGTATCCATAACGGAAGACACCGTTGGAGTATCCTATGCATGGAATGACTGTCCGTGGGAAGCAAATTTATACAGCGATGAGGAATTGCCGGTAGTTCCTTTCCAGATTATATTTCAGGAGATATCATAA
- a CDS encoding sensor histidine kinase produces the protein MKRLIVRLEHIMNDFNLKKKLHILYIYCMLIPLIITDSVILFIVVQSERVEQRHVMENDASAVIYNLSREVENAAMKAKNIYMNEYIEEFLNRQYETPLDYVTGHQEFMKNSLFETSMGTDNTVVTIYADNDTIINGGHFIRLSDVRETEWHRYLQEAGNNSVLYFYYDQWKSPAVQPRRSVLFIRKLNFSGQDSCEKIVTIEMDYSSLVRNLDNMNYESEIYICKDNKILLSNNGYNQPGRPFSEWKENIQPDYQKEYSAYGEHLQIAVCKRSRGIRAQIWNHMPLIVFLVLINTVMPWILMRLINRSFTARVEELSKAFDHVDADHLQEISYVRGKDEIGSLMLNYNHMASRLNDLIQTVYKDRLREQEMDIARQNAELLALQSQVNPHFLFNALESIRMHSILKKEYETADMVGKLAVMERQNVDWSTDFVRMKKELEFVEAYLGLQKYRFGDRLSYELDIEPECEDIQIPRLTFVTFVENACVHGIESKTASCWIFVRVYRKHEDIWIEVEDTGSGMDEDKVAEIKEKMCNASIEKLREKGRVGIINACLRLKMITDNKVCFHIESEVGIGTTIQIRMPIDSLDDRIQMYR, from the coding sequence ATGAAGAGACTGATTGTTAGATTAGAACATATTATGAATGACTTTAACCTGAAGAAAAAGCTTCATATTCTGTATATCTATTGTATGCTGATACCACTTATCATTACAGACAGTGTTATCCTATTTATTGTGGTTCAATCCGAGAGAGTGGAGCAGCGGCATGTGATGGAAAATGATGCAAGTGCTGTTATATATAATCTTTCCCGGGAAGTGGAAAATGCCGCAATGAAAGCAAAAAATATTTATATGAACGAGTATATCGAGGAGTTTTTGAATCGACAGTATGAGACTCCTCTGGATTATGTGACGGGACATCAGGAATTTATGAAGAATTCACTGTTTGAGACCAGTATGGGTACGGATAATACAGTGGTTACGATTTATGCGGACAATGATACTATTATCAATGGCGGACATTTCATCCGTCTGTCTGATGTGCGTGAGACAGAATGGCATAGATATTTGCAGGAAGCGGGAAATAATTCAGTATTGTATTTTTATTATGACCAGTGGAAAAGTCCTGCAGTGCAGCCGCGGCGCAGCGTGTTATTTATCAGAAAACTAAATTTTTCCGGACAGGACAGCTGTGAAAAAATAGTGACGATTGAAATGGATTACAGTAGTCTTGTACGCAATCTGGATAATATGAATTATGAGTCTGAGATCTATATATGTAAAGATAATAAGATTTTGCTTTCTAATAACGGATATAATCAGCCAGGGCGGCCTTTTAGCGAATGGAAGGAAAACATACAGCCGGATTATCAGAAAGAATACAGTGCTTATGGAGAACATCTACAGATTGCAGTCTGTAAAAGAAGTCGTGGGATACGGGCACAGATATGGAATCATATGCCGTTGATTGTTTTTCTGGTGTTGATTAATACGGTGATGCCGTGGATTCTGATGCGGCTTATTAATCGTTCTTTTACTGCCAGGGTGGAAGAATTGAGCAAAGCATTTGATCACGTAGATGCGGATCATCTTCAGGAAATCTCATATGTGCGGGGGAAAGATGAAATAGGCAGTCTGATGCTCAATTATAATCACATGGCATCCCGCCTGAATGATCTGATTCAGACGGTGTATAAGGATCGTCTGAGAGAACAGGAGATGGATATTGCCAGACAGAATGCAGAACTTCTGGCACTGCAGAGTCAGGTGAATCCTCACTTCCTGTTTAATGCCCTGGAGAGCATTCGGATGCACAGTATCTTAAAGAAAGAGTATGAAACTGCGGATATGGTGGGAAAACTGGCCGTGATGGAACGTCAGAATGTGGATTGGAGTACAGATTTTGTCAGAATGAAAAAGGAACTGGAATTTGTGGAGGCATATCTGGGACTTCAAAAGTATCGTTTTGGAGACAGACTTTCCTATGAGCTGGACATAGAACCGGAATGTGAGGATATTCAGATTCCAAGACTGACTTTCGTAACTTTTGTGGAAAATGCATGTGTACACGGGATTGAGAGTAAAACAGCTTCCTGCTGGATTTTTGTCCGGGTTTATCGTAAACATGAGGATATCTGGATCGAAGTGGAGGATACCGGAAGCGGTATGGATGAGGACAAAGTGGCTGAAATAAAGGAAAAGATGTGTAATGCAAGCATCGAGAAACTAAGAGAAAAGGGGCGTGTAGGTATTATCAATGCCTGCCTCAGACTGAAAATGATAACGGATAACAAAGTGTGTTTTCATATAGAGAGTGAAGTGGGAATCGGTACTACTATTCAGATCAGGATGCCGATAGACTCTCTGGATGA